Genomic segment of Enterobacteriaceae endosymbiont of Neohaemonia nigricornis:
TTTTCTCCATAATATTTCTATTTATTATAGGATATATTTTCATAATTTTTTATTTAATAATAAATTGTTTATATATATTAATTTTTCTATAAAAACATCTATTTCTTCAATATTATTATATATTGATAAGGATATTCTACACATAGACTGTACATTATAATAATTCATTACAGGAATAGCACAATGATGTCCAGTACGTATGGCAATACCATATTGATCTAAAAAACTACCTATATCATAGGCATGATGTTGATTAATATTAAAAGAAATAATACCTATACGATTATTTAATTTATTGCTACCAAATATTTTAATATTTGGAATTGTATTTAATTTTTCTAAAGTATATTTAGTTAAAAATTTATTATATGTAATAATTTTATTTATATCAAATGATTTAAACCATTTTAATGCAGCACTTAATCCAATTATACCTGATATATTAGGTGTTCCTGCTTCAAATTTCCATGGCACTTGTTCCCAAATGGGATCTTGAAATTTATTAAAATATTTAATCATACCTCCACCAAATTCCCATGGTGATATAGATTCTAATATTTCTTTTTTGCCCCATAAAACACCAATACCTGTAGGACCAAAAATTTTATGTCCTGAAAATACAAAAAAATCACAATTTAAATCTTGTATATTAATATTAATATTTGCAATTGCTTGTGCACCATCTATTAAAGTAATAATATTTTTTTTACGTGCTAATGCTATAATTTTTTTAATAGGGTTAATCGTTCCCAAAACATTAGAAATATATGTCAAAGATATTAATTTGGTATTCTGATCAATTAATTTATATAATTTAGATATATTTAATTCACCATTAAATGTTAATGGAATAATTTTAATTGTAAAACCTATTTTTTTAGATAATATTTGCCATGGTAAAATATTTGAATGATGTTCCATCTCAGATATAATAATATTATGTTTATATTTTATATTTTGTAATGCCCAAGTATTAGCAATAAAATTAATACCTTCTGTTGTACTTTTAGTAAAAATTATTTCTTTTGATGAAGGAGCATTAATAAATTTTGCAATTTGTTTACGTATATATTCAATATTATTAGTCATATTTATACTTAAATCATATGAACCTCTATGTACTGTTGCATAATTCTTTATATAAAAATTCTGTAATGTATTAATTACATCTATAGGTTTATGTACAGTAGCTGCATTATCTAAATAAATAAATTTATGACTATTAATTTTACGTGATAAAATAGGAAACTGTTTACGAATATTTTTAATTGAATAATTATCCATTAAATATAATTCTCTATTAATAAATAATAATAAGATGTATATTGTGAAATTATTTCTTTTATATTAATATCATTTATATCATTGATAGTATCTATTATAAAAGCATAAATTAACATAGCAAATATTTTCCTGAGTTTTATACCTCTTGTTCTTAAAAAGAAAATTTGTGTTTTATCTATTTTCCCTGTTAATGCACTATGTTTACATTTAACATTATTATTATAAATATCTAATTTAGGTTGCATATTTATTTCTGAATTTTGATCTAGAATTAAACTATTATAATTAATTTGTCCATCTGTTTTCTTTGCTATTTTATTAATATATAATTTACTAATTAAATTAATAATAGAATTTTTTAAAGCAATAGATTTATGTAATTGAAAACTATAACAATTTTTACTATTATGTTTTAAATAATTATAATTATTAATTATACTATTTTTTGTAGTTAAAATTAAACTTTTATATTTTAATGTAGAATTATTACCTA
This window contains:
- a CDS encoding SufS family cysteine desulfurase: MDNYSIKNIRKQFPILSRKINSHKFIYLDNAATVHKPIDVINTLQNFYIKNYATVHRGSYDLSINMTNNIEYIRKQIAKFINAPSSKEIIFTKSTTEGINFIANTWALQNIKYKHNIIISEMEHHSNILPWQILSKKIGFTIKIIPLTFNGELNISKLYKLIDQNTKLISLTYISNVLGTINPIKKIIALARKKNIITLIDGAQAIANININIQDLNCDFFVFSGHKIFGPTGIGVLWGKKEILESISPWEFGGGMIKYFNKFQDPIWEQVPWKFEAGTPNISGIIGLSAALKWFKSFDINKIITYNKFLTKYTLEKLNTIPNIKIFGSNKLNNRIGIISFNINQHHAYDIGSFLDQYGIAIRTGHHCAIPVMNYYNVQSMCRISLSIYNNIEEIDVFIEKLIYINNLLLNKKL